The Desulfurobacteriaceae bacterium genomic sequence CACTTACATTGCCATTTAAGGTCCAACCACAGGACTTCGTTTTCTTATACTTTGTTAGAGCTAATTCCATACCACTTTCTGCAATTTTTAAAGCTTTTTTTGCAGTAACCGTATCTTTAGTAACTTCCGTCTCCTTTCGAAGAACAGACATTGATGTGATAGCCCCTAGGGACAAGAGGAGAGAGATAACCAGAACTCCTATTAGAACGTAACCCTTTTTCACTGTTGACCTCTATATTAAGGTTATTAATTACAGTTCCTACAGACTATAAGAATTTTCAAATGAAAAAGCTTTTCCCTTTATCTCCCCTACAATCTTATAATTTATAACTTTAGTAGTTCCATTGTAAGAAACCTCAAACTCACTTACCTTAACTTTATCTTCATCAAAAAGAGGAGCTGAGGCGAAGCTACCGTCTGCTTTTTCATCTACCTTTCTTATGAGCTTGCCATCTTCCAGTTCATAGTAAATTATATAGCTACAATCATCGCCGGGAGAGAAATTTTTTAACTCACATGAAGGGTCAGAAAAGTCAACATATCTTATACTGAGTTCCTTATCTGAACTGTCCCACTCTATCGGAGGATAAGTTGTCTTGTCTGCTATTCCATAACCAGCTTTTGTTAAGTCAGATTCTATAAGTTCAACTGCTTGAAGAATAGAAGTTCTTTCTCTCATAGTGGAAACTTCGCTAAAAAGGGACTTAAATCCTGAAGAGAAAAAGTAAAGTCCACCTAGTATGACTAAAAGTCCAATAGCAGCTACTATCAATAATTCAAGAATGGAAAAACCTTTTCTAACCATTACCAGTTCCCTTTTAACCTTTGCAATGTTACATTACCTTCGTAGTCCTCAACAGCGAATTTTGATATTACCTCTATTTGTTTGGTATCTGCATCTATGTCAGTAACGATATAAGTTAAATTGTCGCTACCTGCGAAATCTTGGCAGCACGTTCCTGGATCGGATTTACAAGGGTGTGTTCCACTTGTCAAACAAGCGCTTGAGAATGAAAAGGAAGATAAATAGTTAAGTAATTTTTCTGCCTTGTATACTGCCATCTCTCTAGCTGCATTTATCTTTTCGTACTTAGTTCCGACTAATAAAACAGGAAGAATTCCTATTAGTAGTAACATGAGTATTGCCATTGCAATTACCACTTCCAAAATAGTAAATGCTTTTTCCTTTAGTTTCATTTAAGCTTCTCCAATTGAATTCTTCCACTTATTTTACTGACAGTTATACTATATTCAGTTTTGTATCCTTCTATTTCTATTGTAGTATTAACATTTGGTAATCCATTTCTTTTGAAAGTTATTTCCGATTCGTTGGAAGAAATAGAAAGTCCATCAGGAACTTTTTCTTCCCAGAGCTTTTTCGTTGTAGGAGCATAGATCTCATAACTTGAGGAATTAATAACAACTTTGCTTTCCCCCAATTTATAAGCTAAACTTCTCGCCTTTTGTAAATCCATAACTAGTTTTTCAGCAAAGTTTTTAACCTTTAAACTTCCACTCCATTTAGTAATACTTGACGCTGCTACTAATGCAAGAAGAGAAACTATTAAAAGAATGGCTAATGTTTCTATTAACGAAATAGCTTTTCTCATTATTTTCCCCGGTATATCCCTCCTACGAAGTATAATATTATCATCTTTTCTTTCAAAACTCATAAAGAGAGGTAGGAATGCATCCAAAGTCTTATCCTATCTGGCATCCTTGTACCCAAATGAAAGATCACGAAAAATACCCCTTAATAAGGATTGTCAAGGGAAAAGGTATTTACCTATACGACGATAAAGGAAACAGCTACATAGACGCGATTTCCTCTTGGTGGGTAAACCTTTTTGGTCACTCAAACGAAAGACTAAATAGAGCCTTGAAAGAACAAGTTGAAAAACTTGAACACGTAATATTTGCAAACTTTGTTCATGAACCAGCTTTGGAGCTCGTAGAAAGACTTTTAAAAATCGTTCCTAAACCTCTTTCAAAAGTATTTTTTGCAGATAACGGTTCAAGTGCTATAGAAGTTGCAATGAAAATGAGTTTTGGATACTTCAAAAATAAAGGAAAGATAAAAAACAAATTTGTCTATCTTGATAGTGGTTACCACGGAGAAACTCTCGGGGCTTTATCTGTTTGTGGTGAGGAACTTTACAGCGAAATGTACAAAGAAATAATGATAGAAAACATTAAAGTAAAAGGGCCTGATTGTTTTAGATGTCCATATGGAAAAACAAGAGAAACTTGTGATGCAGAGTGTTTTGAGCATATGGAAAAAGCATTACTCGAGAATAAAGATAAAGTTTGTGCTGTTCTAATAGAGCCTATCGTTCAGTGTGCAGGTGGATTTAAGATCTACCCTCCAAAGTATCTTAAAAAGCTTAGAGAACTTACTAAAGAACTTGACATACATCTAATAGCTGATGAGATAGCTGTTGGATTTGGAAGAACTGGAAAGATGTTTGCCTGCGAGCACGCGAGTATCGCTCCAGACTTTATGACCTTNNNNNNNNNNATCAAAAGGGCTAACTGGAGGATATTTACCTTTATCAGTTGTACTAACTACTGATGAAATTTACGACGCTTTTTATGATGACTACGTTTCCTTAAAAGCTTTCTTACATTCCCATAGTTACACCGGAAATCCTTTAGCGTGCAGAGTAGCTGTAGAGGTTTTAAAGATTTTCGAAGAGGAAAATATTTTAGAGAAGAACAAAGAAAAGTACTCCTATTTACAACAAAGAGTAAAGGAAGCATTCGAGGATTATAGCTTTTGTGGAGAGGTTAGATATAAGGGTTTCATTGTTGCTGTAGAACTGGTAAAAGACAGAAAAACAAAAGAACCTTTTGACTGGAGAAAAAGAATAGGTTTTCAAATTTATAGAAAAGCTTTAGAGAAAGGAGCATTACTTAGAAATTTAGGAGATGTAATTTACTTTATGCCTCCTTATGTAATAACGAAAGAGGAAATAGACAAACTTGTTGATATAGCAATAAATTCAACTAAGGAGGTTTTAAATATGATATAATAATGTGCAAACTAAAATTAGGGGATACTGTGTATTATGAAGAAAGAAAGAAAGGTTTTACTCTTGTTGAGCTCCTTATTGTTATAGTTATAACTATTTTAGTTGTTACTATCGGTTTTAAAGCATTAACGGAGCAAGAAGCTAAGAACAGCGTTTTTAACGCTGCCAATGAAATAAAAATAGCGTTTGTTAGAGCACAGTCATTTGCATTTAAGAAAGGAAAAGCTGAAGTTATTTTTGATGTTGATAAATTACAGGTTGTAGACCAAGATGGAAATATTCTTTATGAACTAAAGTATCCCAACGGTATTTCCATATCTCCATCTCTAAATAAAATAATATTCAACAGAAGCAAACTTCCATCCAGTAACCTATCAGTTGTAGTGAAAAAGGGAAATTATGTTTGTGATGTAGATCTTTCACTTGTGAGTGGCAAAACCTCTTTGGAGTGTAATTGGTGATGAGAAGGGAGGGCTTTTCAATTTTAGAAGTTGTAATTTCTATGGCAATTTTACTAATTGTGTTTTTAGGAATTGTTCCAATGCTTTTTTTAAGTAAAAAAGTTCAAGTTGTTTCAAGGGAAAGGCAGAAAGCAGCAATACTCGGTGAAACGCTGATTAACAAGCTTGCCTCTCTTAGTTTTAACGATACCTGTTTGGAGAATGGAACTGTTGAAAGCTGTAAAAACAGCGACTGTTGTTTTGAACTGAAAGGTAATAATGAAATTTCTTACTCTGTTATGCAACTTGATAACAATACAAAGATCATAAAAGTTGAAGTTGATTATGGAAACAACTTTAAACTTGAATTTGAAAGGATTAAGGGGAACCTATGATGGTGGGTAGAGGTGGATTTACAATTATGGAACTTTTAATAGTAACATTGGTGGGAATGCTTGTTTTGATAGGGGGACTAACATTTTTTTCTGAAAGTTATAAACAAATTTCAAAAAACACTCAAGATATAAAAAGCCATATTAGTATTGATAATGTTATTGACCTACTTGTATCTGATTTAAAAAAGGCTGGGTATGGTATTGCCGATAAAACTACATACCCTCCTGTTGAATGGGATGAAGATAACAAGACTTTAACGATAAGATACGTTGATTATGATAAAGATGGATGTGAAAGTGCCAATTTTACGATTGGAAATGACTGTTCTTATGAAGTAAAGTATGTTCTTAAGAACCAAAACCTTGAAAGAGTTTTAGATAAAGGGGCGGATGGAGAAGGAAGCGGTGCGTACCTTCTGGACTCTCAAAAATTAAAGATTGAAGATTTTGAAGTTCAATATGATCCAACTACAAAAACAATTACATTTAAGATTGTTCCTGAGGATACTCTTTGTAAGAAAAAAGAAGAATACATTGAAACTGTTGAATGTCTAAACTGCAATTAGAGGGTGCAAAGGATGAAAGAAAGGAAGGGGTATATTCTGATAGGTGTTCTTGGAGTAGTTGTCCTTTTATCCCTGGGAGCATCTATCCTCACAAAGTTTACTCAAACAGAAACAAATGTGACTGCAGATTCTCTTTATTCTCGAAAAGCTTATGAGATTGCAAGAAGTGGAATTGAACTTGGACTCTTAAAGTATAAAAATGAAAAAACTTGTGGATGGAAAATAGAGAAAGACTTTAACGGTGGAAAGTTTGTTGTTGAATCTTCAGGAGATTCTAAGGGATGCAAGATTGTTTCTTATGGATACTACAGGGATGCTGTAAGAAAAATTGAAGTTGGTTCTGAAATTAAAGAACTTTCTGCGTTTGTTGTCGGTGGAAACTTAAGACTCTTTGACTCTTTAAGTTTTTCACCACAAATTGAAGATGCCGACTTTTCAATCGGTGGAAGTGTTTATGTCGATGGACTACTTGATGAAGATGCCATTGATGAGTTAAAAGACCAAGGATTTAAAGTCTCGAAATCTATAGGAGAGTATCCTACATTTCCTACTATAGTTTATCCAACATACAACAGAACTGCACCATCTTATACGGTAAAACCGCTACCGGAAGTTCCTCCACCAACGACTTGTGATATAACAATAGAAGAAAACAAATATTATATCTCCAACATAAAATCTGACGGAACGTTGATCTTACTCAATAGATACGATGGAAGCTACGAGTATAAGAGTTTAAAGGGAGTCAAGACAATCTGTGGTGATGGTTCAGATGAACTTATAATTTTAGATGGAACTATAAGTTCTGCATGGTTAAAGAATGGAAATTTAGAGTTGACAATATATTCACCCTCGGAG encodes the following:
- a CDS encoding prepilin-type N-terminal cleavage/methylation domain-containing protein, which encodes MCKLKLGDTVYYEERKKGFTLVELLIVIVITILVVTIGFKALTEQEAKNSVFNAANEIKIAFVRAQSFAFKKGKAEVIFDVDKLQVVDQDGNILYELKYPNGISISPSLNKIIFNRSKLPSSNLSVVVKKGNYVCDVDLSLVSGKTSLECNW
- a CDS encoding type II secretion system protein — protein: MRKAISLIETLAILLIVSLLALVAASSITKWSGSLKVKNFAEKLVMDLQKARSLAYKLGESKVVINSSSYEIYAPTTKKLWEEKVPDGLSISSNESEITFKRNGLPNVNTTIEIEGYKTEYSITVSKISGRIQLEKLK
- a CDS encoding prepilin-type N-terminal cleavage/methylation domain-containing protein, whose product is MRREGFSILEVVISMAILLIVFLGIVPMLFLSKKVQVVSRERQKAAILGETLINKLASLSFNDTCLENGTVESCKNSDCCFELKGNNEISYSVMQLDNNTKIIKVEVDYGNNFKLEFERIKGNL
- a CDS encoding prepilin-type N-terminal cleavage/methylation domain-containing protein; translated protein: MKLKEKAFTILEVVIAMAILMLLLIGILPVLLVGTKYEKINAAREMAVYKAEKLLNYLSSFSFSSACLTSGTHPCKSDPGTCCQDFAGSDNLTYIVTDIDADTKQIEVISKFAVEDYEGNVTLQRLKGNW
- a CDS encoding aminotransferase class III-fold pyridoxal phosphate-dependent enzyme — its product is MHPKSYPIWHPCTQMKDHEKYPLIRIVKGKGIYLYDDKGNSYIDAISSWWVNLFGHSNERLNRALKEQVEKLEHVIFANFVHEPALELVERLLKIVPKPLSKVFFADNGSSAIEVAMKMSFGYFKNKGKIKNKFVYLDSGYHGETLGALSVCGEELYSEMYKEIMIENIKVKGPDCFRCPYGKTRETCDAECFEHMEKALLENKDKVCAVLIEPIVQCAGGFKIYPPKYLKKLRELTKELDIHLIADEIAVGFGRTGKMFACEHASIAPDFMT
- a CDS encoding aminotransferase class III-fold pyridoxal phosphate-dependent enzyme → SKGLTGGYLPLSVVLTTDEIYDAFYDDYVSLKAFLHSHSYTGNPLACRVAVEVLKIFEEENILEKNKEKYSYLQQRVKEAFEDYSFCGEVRYKGFIVAVELVKDRKTKEPFDWRKRIGFQIYRKALEKGALLRNLGDVIYFMPPYVITKEEIDKLVDIAINSTKEVLNMI